From the Lolium rigidum isolate FL_2022 chromosome 2, APGP_CSIRO_Lrig_0.1, whole genome shotgun sequence genome, one window contains:
- the LOC124690048 gene encoding uncharacterized protein LOC124690048, protein MEDDAAAAAAAVSKVLADDDLLAEILLRVGFPTTLVRAAAVCKRWLHHASHKAFLRRFRKLNPPRILGFYTQVFQGDPRFVPMLPQPPELAAAVRIVQGYSFDAPNDGHSLVRHEVLVHDCRNGIVSTALRSTRDTAMGFEELLGFSVGMHSPLCPEKGMAIDPPLSPNHHGDPGYFLILSREEKDGSLSYFFVLLENPMNLDITSATNFTAHVFMLKDGAWCMLASATTQIDHWRGDIRGVLVDNKIYMMATYIEITVLDLTTSSFSTVEIPQGVGRSMLSRADDASSVYLIGVKEHQLGIWLHKGDSLSIMDTICVREMCANLMMSDCRVKDVLTFPLWIIHVGDNAEFVILQMGRFVFYLDTRCRTLRTLYETPEGEPYQVDFSSQPFMMIWPPTFPTLKCDPTRNAM, encoded by the exons ATGGAAGACGAcgcggcggcagccgccgccgccgtatcCAAGGTGCTCGCCGACGACGACCTCCTCgccgagatcctcctccgcgtcgGTTTCCCCACCACcctcgtccgcgccgccgccgtctgcaAGCGATGGCTCCACCACGCCTCCCACAAGGCCTTCCTCCGCCGTTTCCGTAAGCTCAACCCGCCTCGCATCCTCGGTTTCTACACCCAAGTATTTCAAGGGGATCCACGCTTCGTGCCTATGCTTCCTCAGCCCCCAGAGCTGGCCGCCGCCGTCCGGATCGTCCAGGGCTACAGCTTCGACGCACCCAATGATGGGCACTCATTGGTCAGGCACGAAGTATTGGTCCACGACTGCCGAAACGGCATCGTCTCCACCGCATTGCGCAGCACAAGAGACACCGCAATGGGATTTGAAGAATTGTTGGGATTCAGTGTTGGAATGCACAGCCCCCTTTGCCCCGAGAAAGGCATGGCCATCGACCCACCACTCTCACCCAACCACCACGGCGATCCAGGATACTTTCTAATCCTCTCCAGAGAAGAAAAAGACGGCAGTTTATCTTACTTTTTTGTGCTGCTGGAGAACCCCATGAATTTGGATATAACATCTGCAACAAATTTTACAGCGCATGTGTTTATGTTGAAAGATGGAGCATGGTGCATGCTTGCCTCAGCCACCACACAGATCGATCATTGGCGGGGGGACATACGAGGAGTGCTGGTCGACAATAAGATCTACATGATGGCCACCTACATAGAGATTACCGTCTTGGATCTGACGACCTCAAGTTTTTCCACAGTTGAAATCCCACAAGGAGTGGGACGTTCCATGTTATCACGGGCTGATGATGCTTCCAGCGTGTATCTCATCGGGGTGAAAGAACATCAACTTGGCATATGGCTCCACAAGGGGGACAGCTTGTCGATCATGGATACCATTTGTGTGCGTGAGATGTGTGCAAATCTAATGATGTCAGACTGCAGGGTTAAGGATGTGCTTACTTTTCCTCTCTGGATAATCCATGTGGGGGACAACGCTGAGTTTGTGATCTTGCAAATGGGTCGGTTCGTGTTCTATCTTGATACAAGGTGCAGGACACTGCGTACATTGTATGAGACGCCAGAAGGTGAACCATACCAGGTGGATTTTAGTAGCCAACCTTTTATGATGATCTGGCCTCCCACATTCCCTACGCTAAAGTGTGATCCTACCAG AAATGCCATGTGA